The stretch of DNA CGCGCGCCGTCGTGCTCTCCGCCGCTGGCCCCCACTTCTGCGCGGGCATCGAGCTCGGCGGGCCCGGGAACCCGCTCACCGCGCCCTTCAGCCGGGGCGCCGACCCCGCGGCCGCGGCCGAGGGGCTCCGCCGCGCCATCCTCGGCATGCAGGCCGCGCTCACCGCCGTCGAGCTGTGCCGGAAGCCCGTCATCGCGGCCGTGCACGGCGCCTgcgtcggcggcggcgtcgaCCTCGTCGCCGCCTGCGACATACGCTACTGCTCAAAGGACGCCACGTTCGTGCTCAAGGAGGTGGACATGGCCATCGTTGCCGACCTCGGCGCGCTCCAGCGCCTGCCGCGGATCGTCGGCTACGGGAACGCCGCAGACCTAGCCCTCACGGGCCGCAGGATCACCGCCGCGGAGGCCAAGGAGATGGGGCTGGTCAGCAGGGTGTTCGATTCCAAGCAGGAGCTGGATGCTGGTGTTGCGAAGATCGCCAAAGGTATAATTTCTCTCTGCTGTTCTTTCTTTGCCTCTGTACTCTGCCAAAATGTTTAACATGAATTGTGCAATTCCAAGTTCAAACTAATAAAGGATGTCACCTGGAATTTCACAACCTACAAAACAGTCCTTGTTTGGAGTTGAGAACTTGAGATGTCATGACATCATTATGTAGGTCATGTCGGCAACAAAATGAACAAGGGTGTCTCTCTTGGGTATCTGTGTATATGCTGTCAATAAATCTTGTTTGTACTCTGATTGCAGTTGATCTAACTAGAATCCGTAGATCCATTTGGCTGGATAATCTTTGATTTTATGTCAGTCAGAACCCGTTGGTTCTGAAAAAAGAGAGGTTAAACTTCATGTTAGTAACTTCACAGCACGCATGAATTGCGTCTTTAAATACAGTTGGTGACCTGCTGGTATTTGAATATAGTATCTAGTTCAGCTTAAACGTTTCACAGGCTTTCTAGAATTCCAACTCTCCCAACTTTCATAAAGATTCATCTATATTCTCATTTCCTGGTTTTTGCGCATTTGCTATAGTGTGCTTAGTGTCCTATCCT from Triticum urartu cultivar G1812 chromosome 3, Tu2.1, whole genome shotgun sequence encodes:
- the LOC125545799 gene encoding delta(3,5)-Delta(2,4)-dienoyl-CoA isomerase, peroxisomal-like encodes the protein MASGGASDAEAELRRGFKALAVTRPDPAAAVYEVRLSRPAQRNALSPDSFAEIPRAMALLDRVPAARAVVLSAAGPHFCAGIELGGPGNPLTAPFSRGADPAAAAEGLRRAILGMQAALTAVELCRKPVIAAVHGACVGGGVDLVAACDIRYCSKDATFVLKEVDMAIVADLGALQRLPRIVGYGNAADLALTGRRITAAEAKEMGLVSRVFDSKQELDAGVAKIAKEISEKSANAVMGTKAVLLRSRDITVEQGLEHVATWNSGMLRSNDLMEAIKAFMEKRKPVFSKL